The following coding sequences are from one Heterodontus francisci isolate sHetFra1 chromosome 38, sHetFra1.hap1, whole genome shotgun sequence window:
- the LOC137352630 gene encoding autotransporter adhesin BpaC-like, whose protein sequence is MSTLSFHRECTHLLLMIEEAQFLKVSSMDQHTGARDQQTAARDQQTAARDQQTAAMDQHTAARDQQTAAMDQHTAARDQQTAARDQHTAARDQHTAARDQQTAARDQHTAARDQQTAARDQHTAALDQQTAARDQQTAAMDQHTAARDQHTAARDQQTAAMDQHTAARDQQTAAMDQRISARDQQTAALDQHTAARDQQTAAMDQRISARDQQTAALDQQTAARDQHTAAMDQHTAARDQQTAAMDQHTAARDQHTAARDQQTAAMDQRISARDQQTAALDQHTAARDQQTAAMDQHTAARDQQTAAMDQRISARDQQTAALDQHTAARDQQTAAMDQRISARDQQTAARDQHTAAMDQQTAAMDQHTAARDQHTAAMDQHTAARDQHTAARDQHIAARDQHTAAMDQHTAARDQHTAAMDQHIAARDQQTAAMDQHTAARDQHIAARDQQTAAMDQQTAARDQHTAAMDQHTTARDQHIAARDQQTAARDQQTAARDQQTAAMDQQTAAMDQHIAARDQQTAAMDQQTAARDQHTAAMDQHTTARDQHIAARDQQTAARDQQTAAMDQHTAARDQHIAARDQQTAARDQQTAARDQHIAARDQQTAARDQQTAAMDQQTAAMDQHIAARDQQTAAMDQHTTARDQHIAARDQQTAARDQQTAAMDQQTAAMDQHTAARDQHTAAMDQHTTARDQHIAARDQQTAAMDQQTAARDQHTAAMDQHTTARDQHIAARDQQTAARDQQTATRDQQTAARDQHTAARDQHTATRDHQLQQWTSTLQQGALLRSKVILAYSE, encoded by the coding sequence atgTCAACTCTGTCCTTCCACAGAGAATGTACGCATCTTCTCCTGATGATAGAAGAGGCACAGTTTCTGAAAGTCTCATCAATGGACCAGCACACTGGAGCAAGGGACCAGCAAACTGCAGCAAGGGACCAGCAAACTGCAGCAAGGGACCAGCAAACTGCAGCAATGGACCAGCACACTGCAGCAAGGGACCAGCAAACTGCAGCAATGGACCAGCACACTGCAGCAAGGGACCAGCAAACTGCAGCAAGGGACCAGCACACTGCAGCAAGGGACCAGCACACTGCAGCAAGGGACCAGCAAACTGCAGCAAGGGACCAGCACACTGCAGCAAGGGACCAGCAAACTGCAGCAAGGGACCAGcacactgcagcattggaccagcaAACTGCAGCAAGGGACCAGCAAACTGCAGCAATGGACCAGCACACTGCAGCAAGGGACCAGCACACTGCAGCAAGGGACCAGCAAACTGCAGCAATGGACCAGCACACTGCAGCAAGGGACCAGCAAACTGCAGCAATGGACCAGCGCATTTCAGCAAGGGACCAGcaaactgcagcattggaccagcaCACTGCAGCAAGGGACCAGCAAACTGCAGCAATGGACCAGCGCATTTCAGCAAGGGACCAGcaaactgcagcattggaccagcaAACTGCAGCAAGGGACCAGCACACTGCAGCAATGGACCAGCACACTGCAGCAAGGGACCAGCAAACTGCAGCAATGGACCAGCACACTGCAGCAAGGGACCAGCACACTGCAGCAAGGGACCAGCAAACTGCAGCAATGGACCAGCGCATTTCAGCAAGGGACCAGcaaactgcagcattggaccagcaCACTGCAGCAAGGGACCAGCAAACTGCAGCAATGGACCAGCACACTGCAGCAAGGGACCAGCAAACTGCAGCAATGGACCAGCGCATTTCAGCAAGGGACCAGcaaactgcagcattggaccagcaCACTGCAGCAAGGGACCAGCAAACTGCAGCAATGGACCAGCGCATTTCAGCAAGGGACCAGCAAACTGCAGCAAGGGACCAGCACACTGCAGCAATGGACCAGCAAACTGCAGCAATGGACCAGCACACTGCAGCAAGGGACCAGCACACTGCAGCAATGGACCAGCACACTGCAGCAAGGGACCAGCACACTGCAGCAAGGGACCAGCACATTGCAGCAAGGGACCAGCACACTGCAGCAATGGACCAGCACACTGCAGCAAGGGACCAGCACACTGCAGCAATGGACCAGCACATTGCAGCAAGGGACCAGCAAACTGCAGCAATGGACCAGCACACTGCAGCAAGGGACCAGCACATTGCAGCAAGAGACCAGCAAACTGCAGCAATGGACCAGCAAACTGCAGCAAGGGACCAGCACACTGCAGCAATGGACCAGCACACTACAGCAAGGGACCAGCACATTGCAGCAAGGGACCAGCAAACTGCAGCAAGGGACCAGCAAACTGCAGCAAGGGACCAGCAAACTGCAGCAATGGACCAGCAAACTGCAGCAATGGACCAGCACATTGCAGCAAGAGACCAGCAAACTGCAGCAATGGACCAGCAAACTGCAGCAAGGGACCAGCACACTGCAGCAATGGACCAGCACACTACAGCAAGGGACCAGCACATTGCAGCAAGGGACCAGCAAACTGCAGCAAGGGACCAGCAAACTGCAGCAATGGACCAGCACACTGCAGCAAGGGACCAGCACATTGCAGCAAGGGACCAGCAAACTGCAGCAAGGGACCAGCAAACTGCAGCAAGGGACCAGCACATTGCAGCAAGGGACCAGCAAACTGCAGCAAGGGACCAGCAAACTGCAGCAATGGACCAGCAAACTGCAGCAATGGACCAGCACATTGCAGCAAGAGACCAGCAAACTGCAGCAATGGACCAGCACACTACAGCAAGGGACCAGCACATTGCAGCAAGGGACCAGCAAACTGCAGCAAGGGACCAGCAAACTGCAGCAATGGACCAGCAAACTGCAGCAATGGACCAGCACACTGCAGCAAGGGACCAGCACACTGCAGCAATGGACCAGCACACTACAGCAAGGGACCAGCACATTGCAGCAAGGGACCAGCAAACTGCAGCAATGGACCAGCAAACTGCAGCAAGGGACCAGCACACTGCAGCAATGGACCAGCACACTACAGCAAGGGACCAGCACATTGCAGCAAGGGACCAGCAAACTGCAGCAAGGGACCAGCAAACTGCAACAAGGGACCAGCAAACTGCAGCAAGGGACCAGCACACTGCAGCAAGGGACCAGCACACTGCAACAAGGGACCACCAGCTGCAGCAATGGACCAGCACACTGCAGCAAGGGGCGCTGCTAAGAAGTAAAGTAATCCTAGCATACTCGGAATGA